The Haematobia irritans isolate KBUSLIRL chromosome 1, ASM5000362v1, whole genome shotgun sequence DNA segment TGTTTTTCTCAACTAATTCCAAAAGGAGTTTATCCTCtgcttttgtaaacttttttagTTTGTCACTTGTGCCGAATACATAATTCATATATTGCACAAagcactaaaataaaatataatagaaatttagtaggttaaaggttaaatatattaaatataaacaaacatatacggccgtaagttctctACCATGGAAGActttcatctacaatcgaattactttggttgcggtaacacttgccggtgGCAAAGTATCATAAATCTTCCCAACATTGTCTTAGCCCATACGTtagcagattaaatacctacCAAAGTCATATTTgggggccggtttatatgggggctatatataattatgaaccgatatggacaaatttgtttACAATAATTAGAAAGCAGATACTGACAAGAAGTGCATAAAATCAAATCTAtataattaacaggttggctgatatgtccccggtctaacaaagaaaaacacattttttttttgtcaaaattcgtttttattattcaacatagttccctttaagagcgatacaacgattataacgaccttccaattttttgttgcctcaaaataggcctcagtttcggcgatcacctcattgcagccaattttttttcccctgcgagcatccttttgaggtctgataacaagaaaaagtcgctgggggccagatctggagaatacggtgggtggggaagcaattcgaagcccaattcatgaattgttgccatcgttctcaatgacttgtggcacggtgcgttgtcttggtggaacaacacttgtttcttcttcatatggggccgttttgccgcgatttcgaccttcaaacgctccaataacgccatataatagtcactgttgatggttttcccctctcaagataatcgatacaaattattccatgcgcatcccaaaagacagaggccattactttgccagaggacttttgagtctttccacgcttcggagacggttcaccggtcgctgtccactcagccgactgtcatgtttcatccattgtcacatatcgacggaaaaactcgggtgtattacgagttaacagctgcaaacatcgctcagaatcatcaccacgttgttgtttttggtcaaatttgagatcgcgcggcacccattttgcacagggcttccgcatatccaaatattgatgaatgatatgaccagcaCGTTCCTTTggcatctttaaggcctctgctatctcgatcaacttcattttacggtcattcaaaatcattttgtggatttttttgatgtattcgtcggtaaccacctctttcgggtgctcatttcctccgtgctcatttcacaacgcttgaattttgcataccaatcaattattgttgatttccctggggcagagtccggaaactcattaccaagccaagtttttgcttccaccgtattttttcccttcagaaaaccgtattttatcaaaacacgaaattgcttttttccacttttttcacaataacaaaagttgcttcacaaaagacactctatctcacaaactaattggcttacagacgtcaaattttgacacgaatcatttgaaggttggtactatataaaaattatatgcatttaatactagcgacgccatctatgtgtcagaccggggacgtatcagccaacctgttatctatataattatggacctacatATATAGACCAAAATGGGATCGCTCTTTTTCGATATTTATAAAGTGCGTGTTTGTCTATTGTTACACAATTATATGCTATATGTATAGCAAATGCAGCAGCGCTGCATCTGCCATTCACATACCTGAAAATCCGACCTTCCTTCAATTTCTTTTGCAATAGCTGCCCAATTTTGACGATCATGTTCTTCCACTACttctttaagttttttattcTCTTCTTTAGTCCAATTGGTTCTCTTCAAAGAGGGATGAAGATAAATGTTCCACATGGCTTCACAGCTTGTAGGACTGTGACGATATAATACATTATGCTTTGAAATCACATCCCAATCGATTTGAAAATCATCATTAACCATTTGTAgtaattttaccaatttttcgcTATTCATTTCTTTAGCTGCCTTCCTGTCTGATGCATTTCCAAATGTCCTCAAATGTTGTATTATCTGAAtggtaagaaaataaaaatacaatgtaTTGTGACTCCCAAAATATTGACGCGTTCGTTTATACTCACTTGTTCTTTGATGCCCTCCACGACTCCTTTCTTGTCATTCACTGACCAAACGTGTCGAGCCTTAAGATCCAAATCCATGGGGAAAATTTCGCCTCGAGCTTTACGAGTTTCATAGTCTGGATTGTCGGGACAATTGCGACaatcgaaatctttgaaaaacatgtttccCTTCAAAAAGAATGTACCTCCTTTCATATAGGCTCCTCTCATACCGACGCCTCTTCTTCGCATTTTTAATAAGCCTCGCATTGTTTCTTCATTTACATCGTATACGTCTTTGACATTCTTCAAgagcttttcgattttttcacgcAAGGTAATCAATTGAATCTGCATTTGCCGATTAACACTTAACGCATTTTCCAGATCATTTTTCGTTTGTTCCGCGTCTTCACTACCGGTATTTGCCATTTTACCTTGTCTTCAATGCTTAATTTGCAGACTATTCGTGGATGAAGAAAGCAACGCTATCTAATTTGTCAATAGAACAACAGGGTGACACCGGAAAACTATATTATAAGATATTTCTTGGCATTAATGGGCGAATCAAAATTTACTTCCCAATactcaagattttttttgttaaaaaatttttgtaattcaaaatggaataaagtaatatttttccaaacatattgcCTCGACTAAGGATACAAAAAACGGACACCCTTTAATTTAGTAACATTTCGTAACTTCTCAActgccaaagtttttttatacatattttgaGAATTCActgtttttcaataaaagtatTTCATGCAAACCATTATTTtaaacctgatttattatactgagcagtttttgtaaattttctcatGCACAACAAACAATTCCCAATAGAAGCACCTCATCTCGCCAGTGCAAATCTCGCCAGTATCGGTATAATCgatttaaattatttctttattgtgattaatttgtccaataaataaaaaaacaaaaaagtgctTGTACAATTTCTATTTATGCAATAAaagttatataaagggtgatttgttaagataacttgataacttttttttaaaaaaaacgcataaaatttgcaaaatctcatcggttctttatttgaaacgttagattggtccatgacatttactttttgaagataatttcatttaaatgttgaccgcggctgcgtcttaggtggtccattcggaaagtccaattttgggcaactttttcgagcatttcggccggaatagcccgaatttcttcggaaatgttgtcttccaaagctggaatagttgctggcttatttctgtagactttagacttgacgtagccccacaaaaaatagtctaaaggcgtcaaatcgcatgatcttggtggccaacttaccggtccatttcttgagatgaattgttctccgaagttttccctcaaaatggccatagaatcgcgagctgtgtggcatgtagcgccatcttgttgaaaccacatgtcaaccaagttcagttcttccatttttggcaacaaaaagtttgttagcatcgaacgatagcgatcgccattcaccgtaacgttgcgtccaacagcatctttgaaaaaatacggtccaatgattccaccagcgtacaaaccacaccaaacagtgcatttttcgggatgcatgggcagttcttgaacggcttctggttgctcttcactccaaatgcggcaattttgcttatttacgtagccattcaaccagaaatgagcctcatcgctgaacaaaatttgtcgataaaaaagcggattttctgccaacttttctagggcccattcactgaaaattcgacgttgtggcagatcgtaagcttattcatgatgaaatgtcaaagcatactgagcatctttctctttgacaccatgtctgaaatcccacgtgatctgtcaaatactaatgcatgaaaatcctaacctcaaaagaatcaccctttacatcacTTTCATTTCTGAGTTTGTTTATGTGGAACACCTATGCgagaatttgatttttttaatgaataaattttaaaagatgAACTGTATACATCCAATGCTTTAAAAATGTCCCATCCAAGTTTTGGCAAGGTTTGATAGAAATATAAACGCTGGCATacagtttttcatttttaatttcttttagtcACTTGTTTGATACCCAGTACTAAACAACAAACCTATTATTCCAGCCCATGTTTCATGTTTGTATCTCTGTGGCGCCCTGTTATTTTCTTTCTTGTCGAATTAATAAAAGTTATCAAtacaattgtttttgttcttcatGTTGCCATATCGAATAATAGTTGGTATTAAACATCAGCTGCTACAAATATAGATAAATTCAATTGTCATAGAGCTACcgtatttcattttactttatgTAAAATGATCgaaataaattaactttttgatcaaattttaaaatattggcacaaaagaaatttgaacattttaaataattatcGTATTAAAACGAATGTATATGTTATAAAGGAATTCACTTATTTGTGAATcaccatcccaaaaaaattagtttggtaACACTGTTAGCAAATTTATCTGTCATCTTTTTGTTCTTCGGAAGGTGTTTCTGtcaagtagaaataaaaaagctagctttgcaaattaaatttaatttcgctggtcctaaaaaattctttgtacTCTTGTTACTGCTCGAAATTATGTACAATGCCAATTACATGGAAGGTGTTCCTGTCAAGATAGCAGAAAAATACAAGCCACCTCCCGAAATTTACAAATTGCCCCAATATTtagtaaacaaattaaatttagaagaTAACTTTTACGAGAATTCTACACAATATAAATATGATATGCAATTGGAGCGTAAGGCTCTAACGAAGATAGGCGAATGGAAGCGAATAAGGCAGCGTAACAAGGATGCAAGAAGGGAACGCAAAGCTAAACGGGATTTGCAAAGGCAGGAAGATGAAAAACGTCAGAGGAATCTATTAATGTGTGTATCTTACCCAAGTGCCGATGATTTATCATCATCCAGCAGCGATGGTGGCGAAACGAATGATACTGCACAGGCAGTGGGTGGAGATTCCAAAGACACAGTATCCAAAGGTGAACAATATCCGGAAATTTGTGTAACAAGCTCTGCAAACAGCTTCCATAACATATTACAACCCACAGTATTGTCTAATAGCGGAACTCCAACGTCAACAACAAATAATAGTATCGGTCATAGTATATTTCCCATGGTGAAGTCTACAACTCAGTCGATGGCTTTCAATTATAAAGATTTTGAAGATGACACTTCCTCACCATTTGATAATATTGAACTTAAAACTATTAATGATTTGGATGTCTTGGCGCAAGTATTGCACAATACACAAATTAAAACTATTCCAGACAACAATGGGCCCTTATATCCCAATGAGGATGTTTTGCTAGATGAAAGCTCGAGGGCATCCGATACAGAGGGGCACGAGAAACTGGTATTGAACGAAAACATTCCGAAACAtacaaatctaccaaagttCAGTTATGACCTTGGTAATTTAAACTCTGCTCAGGAAGCTCGAAGTAAACTTAATGATTACAGTGCAGTATTGGAGAGGTATAACAATACTGCGAACAACCAATCACCCTCGAACCCTATAGAAACATACATTGGTGTAgatcaacagcagcaacaacaacagcactaTCATGGATTTGGTAATATAAATTACTACAATAATATGAATCCCATACAGTCGAATGTATACGCAATGCAAAGCATAGTTCCAAATAGTACTGACGGTACTCTCGACGCTACGCGGTGGAAGAGTGTTCCAGATATTCTAAAAGAGTTGAGGGACGAAATAAGAAACTCTGAATTAAGGCGAACTAGAAACTGTAGCCACAATTTAGGAAATACTTCAGGTAGCAATGGTAAGTTTTAATATGTTGTGCACTTTTTCTTATTAGGTATTTGCTCTAAGGTAtataaacatagttatttcgctaagGTCTCAATTtggtaaatacaaattttttgagaaCTACAGTGGTGCAACCGTTAGAATGCCAAACTTGGATATAAAGGTTAATCAGTTCGGTAGAAAAGATTTTGAGCTGTAATTTATTTCCTCTGAGAACGTAACTGACACTTTTTAAAGTTTTTCCAAATAGTCTCTCCACTGTAACAAGAAGGttaattaccaaaattttttattgccaaAAGTCGTAAAATATTCCACGttttcattcaaaaaatttttatatttaatttctttgattcacaaaaaaaaaactattgaaaaaGCTCCCAAATTCTCGAAAATGAAGTTAGGAACAGGAAATTCATGCCGAAAATATTTAGTGTGGATTTTATTATTGTGTCGGATTAGGAATAAAAACTACGTGAGGAAAAATGCGGTTTGCGATTTCGAATGTTTCAGTACGAACGTTGTAAGCatcagaaaatttattaaattctaCAAACGAATACACACCATAATTAGTTTCtatattttacgaaaaatgtaGTACCATCATGAATAGAATACAAGCAGTGATTGAACAGATAGTACTCTGTATACAAATTTCCACGCTGTGTGTACTctcttttattatttatttttaatataattataatttaacaTGACGTTCATACAAATAtcaatttccaaattaaatcaattacaaTATAAATCTTTTTTATCCACTTATAATTTCAGATGTATCCCCAGTGAACGTTTTTAGCAATAATGGCATACCAGAAAAGGATGCATTTTTCGAGTTAGATTCCGAGGCAAAGCAGTTAGCAGAACAAATTAGCAGTATGGGTTTCCCCAAAACGCGTGTAGCTAGAATTGTCCAGCTTGTTGGgcctgatgataaaaaggtaatACACTTGAATTCGTAGAATCCTTGTCAATATTCATAGCTAAttcttctttttgttttatagataaTTGAACATTTAATACCATTAAGTGAACTTGCCGATTTGGGAtttgatgaaaataaaatatctgAAGCATTGCtgcgtcacgaaaataataaaaataaagctcTAGACGATTTAATTTCATAGTTCATCGTACATACATATTTGTGATCATACTCTTGAGATAATACTTTACCCTAATGGAATctgtaaaatttactatttatatatTAGATATTAAGTTTGCTTTTTACACAATGTCCACTACAGAAAGACATAATAAGTTTATGGGAAACAAATTATTTCAACGAATCGCTTTCATTGTGGTTGTCTTCGACAGACAACGTTTATGGCGGCTGGCGACAATTTTCATCGAAACTACTTCTAGGTATTTTATCATAAATCTTTGTAGGatatagaaaataattcaaaaatgaTCAATTGATGGTAGAAAACTATGCAAAGTGTTTCCAAACGTCATAACAGGAATGATGGCATATGGTTTAATAGTTTGTTTCCCAAATTCCTGTCTTTTGTTAGTGTACTATTGACCGAGCTATAACTTTTCACGTAATAAATAATGGCATGAAAAActgatattttgaattttattttgcgAGGTGCAGATAAATAGAACTCTAAATTGTGGGTccaatttcatcctcatcgctaccacagactcgtaagtgacactacaacaatcgtcaactgtgatgggggaagcgtatcaaaaagtacgaaatgtacacgaaagtattttgccatcactattgttacaagagccattttatattttgtgaaacaccaagcgcaactagctaattataatttatttaaataaaaacgaaaataaagtgctgaaaacatagttatttcgcttaaaattgtgaaaggtatatggttaaCAATTTCCGAATTTCCAAATATAGTAAAATTATAgtttttctgatatttttttAGACACGCTGCatccatcgagaataaacaaactggctgatagacgctgcagcaTGCAActtgctacttgtaactcaacatatttattttattaatgcaacaaattatgttaaatgtgaagtgattgtcgtataaatgttatacagtaatccctcgatttacgtcgtgattgcctccggaatttgacgacgttaatagAAATGACGTAAACTGAATTAAAAATGAGTAAATTAAGTTCatttaattatgtatgtatacGGTTGTACataatcaaaaacttcaaaggtaattcatttataaaaaatgtataaataaatatttatacataaacaaaaattgctgtatatatacaaatttataaatgtttaataaaaaaaataaaaatctaaacaatcctttttttaattgaccacaATTATTCTTTtataactatcttaaaatgcactttttctgatagtttgggctcttattggcgtcgttctgaaTTTATCTAAAAGGGCACCTAATGGCACTCATGCGatgcttttttgtagtaacttggcgtggtacaacttctcaatagtgaggtCGCTTTTCCGACgtattttggatatcgtatatgacTGTTTTTGACGTGGTACGGATTCTCccaagcgccgtcaaattcaaaaaatattggcagGGTAAATGCCCTGGAACTTTTCCATTAATGAATTgccataatttaataaaaatataatcgcaTTTATATTGTTGCTCTCCCAATTTAGTATTTTGCTGGAAAAAGCAACATTTTATGcgtaatagaaatattttttagcgCTCTAGGGTTTCTtccaataatttataaaaagctATTTACTTTtgatgtttcacaaaatatcaaaattgctCTTCAAACAATATACTTTCAAAATGTTTTAGTGTCACTTAAGAGTATATGGAAGTGATGGAAATCGAACTTTGACATGCTGGTAGGATATATTGCTATTAGATCATTCtacatttgttattttttcaacTTAAGGTGTGTATTAAGttggagtttagccgctaaaaacatcattttttcacgattacttttctttaataatccattttaaggaatacaaactttgtgaagatttgctttgggcttttccccatcaagttataataaaatttgcaacaaatatgtataatttcatgcatttttcttactgatttagttttcattttagCGATTTTAAccgctaaactcgaacataatacccacctttattcaaaaattgcaaattccTCAGATCACTTACACTACCTACACACTATCCGCAACAGTTATTTTATTGTTCCTAGTGATGTTGATGTACGGACGTTTGGCAGCCAGTGTTTTATCTTTGATCGAGGCAGTATGTTTggaaatatatttaacaaaatgtcaatatattttattttgaattttgacaatCATGAAAATACCTTTCACTTTTCTCTACCCGATCGTTCTATCATGAGTTATACCCCGTTATTTCATCATgtactttttatttttgcaaatttcagaTTCAAACGCCGTCACTTTGATCAAGGGGCTATGTACTCAGCCTTGTACATTATTGGTACTGCAAACGACGATTTTCGTAGATAGGAAAGTTGGAATTAGAAGTCCAATTTTAAGACTtccaattgaaaagaaaatataacaaatagtGTGCGTACTGAGAGAGCCACCACAATTTTGAGGAGCAAACATTCGTCCGCAATATGATGATAAATGCGAATCTAACAGGAAGAAGGAATCTCACCAGGAAGAAATAATAGAAGGTGGGTTTTCTCAGCGAAAACAACGGTCATTACGATGGAAAATAATTGTTCTCTTTGTTGTGCTAGCAGGAAAGTTGGAATTAGAAGTCCATGCTGCCATTGAAGTAATTATTCATAGAAAACTAACAGACAGTGAGTGAGAAGAGGATTTTAGAAATTATGGACACCACAATGACACAGAGAAATCGTATGCAGTCGTCGACGTCAACAACAAATAGTAGTTCCGCGTCTGGGAGTATCAATGTTGCTTCAACAATAAATAGTAGTAATCATGGTCAGGGCCCAACATCGGCTATTATTTCCCAGTCTCCACCTGCCATAGAAAGAAGTACATCATCATTTGCAAACCTCTTGGATGGATTTACTTCGCGCGTGTCTGGTGATCGTCAGAGCCAGAGCCCTGCTAGTACTCCTAGTTCGAGCAGCTCTACCGCCCTGCTGCCAATGATGGGTGGAGGAGGTGGTGCGCCTATGCCTACCGCAAGCTTAATGAGCGGAGCATTGGGTGGTGGTAGTTCAATTGCAAGTTTAACCAGTATAGGCTCCACTGCCAATGCCTTTTACTCTTCTATTGGACTGGCTCTGAATTCGTTGACCTCTCCTATAACAGCGGCTGCTGCTGCGGCGTCTGCCACGACAGCAGAAGTTGTTGTTGCAGCGGCTTCTGCCATTTCAAATCACCTTAGTTCGCCAACTAGTACCACTCCTCCACATGGGGAGCTTGACGATGACGACGActgtgacgatgatgatgacgaggAAGATGATGGTGAGGATGGCCACATTCCTGCGCCAACACCACGAAAGACATGGTCTGAAATTAAAGCAACAGTAAATGAGATACGTAAGCAAATGTCCAATCTGTCGAGTATGGTGCCCTCAAATATACAATTTCGTACGCTTTCGGATGGAAGAGTTCGTTGCTATTTCTTGAGCACACCACCAAATGCATGGGAAACCACATTGCTATATACGGACATTAATTTGTCCAACATTTCATCAATGAACAATGCAGACGACTTAGCTTCGCCAGATAGTCCAAATGATAGTGGCAGCATACGAATGGGATCTCCACCTCCATCACAAGCTTCATCACCAACAATGCAATCGGGATTTCTGGGTGGTTTTGGTAATAGTGGCAAAAGGTGGGTATAACACAAAGCCATCTGAGCGTTTCCCTTATGTTTATGAAGAACTCCATGATATGTGTTCTTGTTGCAGACTTCACTGGAATATAGTATTACAACAACCTATGTCTAACGTGGCGGCAACAGCAGGATCCATCGGCATAAATGTTTGGTCAAGAGAATTCCAACTGCTGCAGGAACGCAAACGCTTATCCACATGGGGTATCACGTCATATGAATTGCACAAGCCTAGCGGTAAGATAGTGTTTCCATGTTTCAATGACTTGTACCAATGTTTGGATACGGGATATAATGTAAGTAAACCAATTCAATATAACACAGGTAGATACATTGCTTCAAGAAGTGGTATTCATTGTTGTTATTGCGATGCAGTTTTGGGTTAATGACACTTCATACTCGTTAAAATATCTTATCGTACATTGAAccgaatattaataattttgttgtaTTGTCAAAGATTTGTGAGTCATTTCTAATCTCTCAAGTAAACAAAAATTTGCACTCTACCATTCTTGAAGcatgataattttttaattaatgaaaatatataatattgtatAATTATCTATTATATTCACTATAGAATAGTCCACTCTTCCCCATACAATTGCGCACATGCCCCCAATGGGCTGCATTAGATCCACAAATATGTCCACAAAATTCCGATTTAATAGCCTACATTAGCGGTTGCGACATTTGGGTAACTCATACACTCAGTGGTCATGAGGAACGTCTAACGTTTGCCCACGATGGACGGCGCACTTTTGCCGATGATCCTCTAAGTGCTGGTCTTCCTTCCTATGTTA contains these protein-coding regions:
- the LOC142220901 gene encoding uncharacterized protein LOC142220901; translated protein: MYNANYMEGVPVKIAEKYKPPPEIYKLPQYLVNKLNLEDNFYENSTQYKYDMQLERKALTKIGEWKRIRQRNKDARRERKAKRDLQRQEDEKRQRNLLMCVSYPSADDLSSSSSDGGETNDTAQAVGGDSKDTVSKGEQYPEICVTSSANSFHNILQPTVLSNSGTPTSTTNNSIGHSIFPMVKSTTQSMAFNYKDFEDDTSSPFDNIELKTINDLDVLAQVLHNTQIKTIPDNNGPLYPNEDVLLDESSRASDTEGHEKLVLNENIPKHTNLPKFSYDLGNLNSAQEARSKLNDYSAVLERYNNTANNQSPSNPIETYIGVDQQQQQQQHYHGFGNINYYNNMNPIQSNVYAMQSIVPNSTDGTLDATRWKSVPDILKELRDEIRNSELRRTRNCSHNLGNTSGSNDVSPVNVFSNNGIPEKDAFFELDSEAKQLAEQISSMGFPKTRVARIVQLVGPDDKKIIEHLIPLSELADLGFDENKISEALLRHENNKNKALDDLIS